AGTTGAGCATCGTACTCAATTCCTGTTGGGTACGGATGGTGAAGTCATCGTTATCCGAAGCCTTCAGTTTATGGTTGCGGCGGAGGATTGTACTGATTTCGTCAGTTGCATAGTCCGTCATATCCTCGGTGAGGGCAGAGGCAAACACTCCTTGTAAATACGTAACGGCAAGCAGACGTTTCATCACGGTGGTGTATGGCGCAAGCACTACGGCATCCTGGTCTTGTCCCATGGAGTTGTACCCTTTTGCTTTGAGCACTCCTACCACACGGAAGGGTATCTTGCTGAAACGGATAATCTTACCAACCGGATCACTTCCGTCCGGAAAAAGATTGTCTACTATGGTCTTTCCAATCACGCACACTTTGGCCGAACTCTGTATGTCGGCTTCTGTAAACATCTCTCCGTTCTCAACAGTCAGCTGGCGAATATCGAGATATTCTGTTCCGACACCGTTCACCGAAGCCGGATAGTTGTTGTTACCGGCAATGAGCTGTCCCGATGACGAAACATTGGGACTGATGGCAGACAGAAAACTTGTCTCGTCGCGTAAGGCCTCGTAGTCGGCCAGCTTCAAGGTCTGCATCGCAGACGGGTCCTGCCGGACACCTCCACGCATATCGGCTCCCGGATGAATCATAATCATGTTCGATCCCATCTCGGAAATCTGCTGCTGGATGCTTTTCTTCGAACCTTGTCCGATAGCCAGCATCGTGATGACGGAAGCAACACCGATAATGATACCGAGCATGGTTAGAAAAGCACGCAACTTATTGTTCGCCAATGCCCGGAGAGCTATCTTAAATAAATTAGTTCCATTCATGTTTATAAAGTTATGGAGTTATTAATAGGGTTCTGAAGGTATAAGGCTATTATAAGGTTATAAAGTTATGAGACTGTAAAATGTTGGCGTGATGCTCTAAGCATATCATCTTATAACTTCATTGTTTCTTATCACATGAATTGCTTCTTATAACTTCATTACTCCTTATCACATTAATTAATCCTCGTTGTTTTTCGGCAATGCAGCGAGCGCTTCGGCGGCAGACAGAATTTTCGGATTGGCAGTATCCTCGATAACCTGGCCGTCACGCAGACGGATATTCCGGCTGCTATATTGCGAAAGTTCGGGATTATGTGTCACAAAGATAATCGTACGTCCCTCTGCATGAAGTTTCTGAAACAGTACGAGTATCTCAAAAGAGGTACGGCTATCGAGGTTTCCGGTCGCTTCGTCGGCAAGAATCACTGCGGGGTTGTTGACCAATGCACGTGCAATAGCCACCCGTTGCATCTGTCCGCCGGACATCTGGTTGGATTTGTGTTCCAAACGATCCCCCAATCCTACGGCCTGTAAAGATTCGATAGCGCGACGACGACGTTCGGAAGCACTGACGGCAGAGTTATACATCAGCGGTAGTTCTACATTTTCAACAGCCGTTGTTTTAGGCAACAGGTTGTAACTTTGGAACACGAACCCAATCTTCCGGTTTCTTAGTACCGCACGTTGAGGCTTGCTCATCGTACGTACAGGGATATCGTCGAGCAGATACTCTCCGCTGGTCGGGGTGTCCAGACAGCCTAATATATTAAGCAGCGTGGATTTTCCCGAACCGGAAGTCCCCATGATGGTGACAAACTCCCCTTCATTGATGTTGAACGAAACGCCCCGCAATGCGTGAACGGTCTCGTCGCCTACCTGAAAGTTACGTTTGATATTCTGTATTTCAATTACTTTTTTCATCATCAATAATGTGCTAATATGCCAATAACGGATTGGCACATTGAATAATTATTTTTTCTTCTTTTCACCCGGACGGCTGGGCATAAACGGACTTCTTTCTCCGCCACCTTCCTGATTTCCTTCAGCCGCTACGTTTTCGCCGGGCATTGCGCCTATAGTAGCTTCGGTCACTACCTTTGTCCCTTCGGGAATACCGCTGACAATCTCTGTGGATATACCGTTGCTGATTCCGATTTTTACCGGATGAGCCGTGAATGTGGTTCCTTCACGTGTCCATACTTTATGTTCGCCTTCGCAGTCTTTCACGATGTCATTCTTGCCGATTAACGGTTCTTCCGGATTGAAACGCAGGGCTTTGTTTGGAACGGATAGTACACCTTTTTTATCAAGAATATAAATGGTTATGTTGGCGGTCAGACGTGGTTTTAGTTTCAAGTCCGGATTGTGTGCAGAGATTACTACTTCGTATGTGACTACCGTGCTGGTGCTGGAACTCGTACTGCTGGTGCTACTTGCATCTCCCAGACGAATCTGTGTAACCACTCCTTCAAATATGTCATTCGGATAAGCATCTACCGTAAAACTGGCACGCTGTCCTTCTTCAATACCACCTATATCAGCTTCGTCTACATCAGCTATCACTTGCATCTTTGTCAAGTCGGCAGCGATGGTGAAAAGAGTTGGGGTTTCGAATCCGGAAGCGACGGTCTGACCTTCTTCCACGTCACGGCTGATTACTACACCATCGATGGGTGAAGTTATTGTTGCATAGGACAGGTTGCGTTCTGCTTTCGCTAAAGAAGCTTTGCTGCTGTCATAGTTGCTTTTTGCTTTCTGATAGTTATAGAGGGCCTGTTCGTAATCCGTATCGCTGATGAGCGATTTCTCGTGTAGTCCTTTGCTGCGTTGGTAGTTCTTCTCTTGATATTCGTATTCGGCTTTTGCACCGTCATAAGTAGCTTGCTGTAATGCCAATTCGCTTTGCAGCGTGATGCGGTCCATTTCAGCAATAAGTTGCCCTTTGGTTACTACCGAATTGTAATCTACGTGAATCTTGTCGATGATACCGGAAACCTGCGTACCGACTTCTACTTCCGTCACCGGTTCGATCGTTCCGGTAGCAGTCACCGAATTTGAAATATCACCTTTACTGACAGTAGCGGTGACATACGTCACCTTATGTTTGGCGGGTGAACCGGTAAAGAGCCATATTCCTGCTCCTACAGCCACAACGACTGCTACGGCGATTAGAATAATCTTTTTCGTTTTCATTCGTTTATTATGCTTTTACTAAATTTATAATGCTGTTTTTATATTCTTTATAGAACTAATTGATCTCCCTGATAGAATTTCAGCAACTGTGTATTCAGTATGGCCATATATTTAGCCTGAAGCTGTTCCTGCTGTGCTTGCAGCAAGTTGTTCTTTTCAGTAAGGAGTTCTACGGTATTCTTCATTCCCAGATTAAACTGTTCGCTAATCAATTCATAGCTGATTTGTGTACTTTTCAGCTTTTCGTTTGCGGCTGCATAACGCTGTTGTGCGCTGTTGGCATCCAGCCAAAGGCTTTCAATGGTTTTGTACAGTGCCTTTTGTTCGTCCAGCAAGGAAAGCATACTTGTTTCGTACTGCAATTTAGCTTTTTGTACGGCACTTTTCGTTTGACGGTTATTGAAGATAGGCACACTGACAGACAGTCCGATAGAGTTGTTCCATCCGTTCTTCACTTGTTCTCCGAAGGTGAAGTCGCTACCGCTGGTATGGTTAGTCCCGATTCCTGCGCTAAGACTGATGGTAGGGAAATAGCTCGATTTGGCAATATCAATACCCAGTTCGGAAGCCTCTACATTCAGTTTGCTCGCTTCAATCTCCGGACGAAGGCTTAATGCGCTGATGTACACATCTCTTTTAGTAGGCAGCGGAGCCAGCACATTTTCGTCGGACAGGGCAGGGAGGTAGATGTTCATTTCATTCTCCCCATCCAGTTCGAGCAGTTGTTTCAGTTGCAATTTGTAATCTTCAAGAGTGGC
The Bacteroides luhongzhouii DNA segment above includes these coding regions:
- a CDS encoding efflux RND transporter periplasmic adaptor subunit is translated as MKTKKIILIAVAVVVAVGAGIWLFTGSPAKHKVTYVTATVSKGDISNSVTATGTIEPVTEVEVGTQVSGIIDKIHVDYNSVVTKGQLIAEMDRITLQSELALQQATYDGAKAEYEYQEKNYQRSKGLHEKSLISDTDYEQALYNYQKAKSNYDSSKASLAKAERNLSYATITSPIDGVVISRDVEEGQTVASGFETPTLFTIAADLTKMQVIADVDEADIGGIEEGQRASFTVDAYPNDIFEGVVTQIRLGDASSTSSTSSSTSTVVTYEVVISAHNPDLKLKPRLTANITIYILDKKGVLSVPNKALRFNPEEPLIGKNDIVKDCEGEHKVWTREGTTFTAHPVKIGISNGISTEIVSGIPEGTKVVTEATIGAMPGENVAAEGNQEGGGERSPFMPSRPGEKKKK
- a CDS encoding ABC transporter permease: MNGTNLFKIALRALANNKLRAFLTMLGIIIGVASVITMLAIGQGSKKSIQQQISEMGSNMIMIHPGADMRGGVRQDPSAMQTLKLADYEALRDETSFLSAISPNVSSSGQLIAGNNNYPASVNGVGTEYLDIRQLTVENGEMFTEADIQSSAKVCVIGKTIVDNLFPDGSDPVGKIIRFSKIPFRVVGVLKAKGYNSMGQDQDAVVLAPYTTVMKRLLAVTYLQGVFASALTEDMTDYATDEISTILRRNHKLKASDNDDFTIRTQQELSTMLNSTTDLMTTLLACIAGISLVVGGIGIMNIMYVSVTERTREIGLRMSVGARGVDILSQFLIEAIMISITGGIIGVLIGCGASWIVKSVAHWPIYIQPWSVFLSFAVCTVTGVFFGWYPAKKAADLDPIEAIRYE
- a CDS encoding TolC family protein, which produces MNMINVRRLTVMTFLGAGMLSGISAQVSPLQVDTLKETKIPAQWDLQSCIDYAKEQNITIRKNRITAASTQIDVKTAKAALFPSLSFSSSQQVVNRPYQETSSRVSGSEIISSNSKTSYNGNYGLNASWTLYNGNKRLKTIQQEKLNNQMAELDVATSENNIQESIAQVYIQILYAAESVRVNENTLQVSIAQRDRGQELLNAGSIAKSDLAQLEAQVSTDRYQLVTAQATLEDYKLQLKQLLELDGENEMNIYLPALSDENVLAPLPTKRDVYISALSLRPEIEASKLNVEASELGIDIAKSSYFPTISLSAGIGTNHTSGSDFTFGEQVKNGWNNSIGLSVSVPIFNNRQTKSAVQKAKLQYETSMLSLLDEQKALYKTIESLWLDANSAQQRYAAANEKLKSTQISYELISEQFNLGMKNTVELLTEKNNLLQAQQEQLQAKYMAILNTQLLKFYQGDQLVL
- a CDS encoding ABC transporter ATP-binding protein → MKKVIEIQNIKRNFQVGDETVHALRGVSFNINEGEFVTIMGTSGSGKSTLLNILGCLDTPTSGEYLLDDIPVRTMSKPQRAVLRNRKIGFVFQSYNLLPKTTAVENVELPLMYNSAVSASERRRRAIESLQAVGLGDRLEHKSNQMSGGQMQRVAIARALVNNPAVILADEATGNLDSRTSFEILVLFQKLHAEGRTIIFVTHNPELSQYSSRNIRLRDGQVIEDTANPKILSAAEALAALPKNNED